The sequence GATGCCCCCCAGAGGGCGAGGCTGCATTTACAGCTCCCCAAGACCTTTTCTCGTCCCTCAGCAGAACCTGACTGCAATTTCCGCGGCCCCCCGGAGAAgaccccccaccctgccccccCTGCCCTAACCCGCGCCCActgagagagacagagagacgCAATGCTGGCAGGAAGAAGCCGGTGCTTTTTCACGGGATGCGATGACAGAGGAAATGAGAGGCAAAGCAGAACATTGGAGGGGGTCGGAGGAGCTCGGGTGCAGTCCCTGGTGCAGTTCCCAGGGAGCCCCGAGCAGCCGGAGGGTGCAGCAGCACCAACCCACCCTCCCACCCCGCACTCCCTTGGGGTGGCTTCAGTTTATCTCCCCCGTGGCGTAAGCGCAGCCTTGAGCCAAGGCAGGGATGCAGCAAGCCAAGGCTGCGGCCCTGAAAGTGTCCCAGACGTCCCCCAAATCCCATCCCCAGGCTGGAGGCTGGCTGGAAGGAGCCAAAAGTGCCTgttgggatgtgggagatgTCCCGAAATGGGGACGGGCTGGGTGTCACCCAGGATCAGGCTCATCACGCCCGGGACTCGAGCGGCCGTAAGGTCAAGTAGATGGGTTTGTCTGGGATCAGAATGAGATCAAACTTGGTCCCAATTTCCACTGCTCTCATGGTTTCAATCTTGAAGTTCTCCAGGATCTGGAATGAAAGAGAACAGAGTAGATGGActggatagggcttggagcaacctggtctagcagaaggggtctctgcccatggcagggagttggaatgagattATCCTTAAGattcctcccaacccaaaccattctgtgattacaCAGAAAACTCTGGAGGTAGCAACACCCACATGCCACTTCCCTGATCCCTTCCAGTGACAAGTCCCCGgtgtccccagcagcaggatgctCACCTGCATGAGGAAGAGCTGCATCTCCAGCTCAGCGATCCGGCGCCCCAGGCACTGCCGTGGTCCAAACCCAAAACTCAGTCCCTGGAAGTGCTTGGGGCCAGCTGCCAGCCAGCGCTGGGGTCTGAACTGCTCTGGCTTGGGAAAGACCTCAGGATCCCGGCCCATGGTGTAGAGACCGACCTGCACCAGCGTCTGTAGGGAGGGATCAGCCCCGTGGGTCTGGGCTCTCCACGGGGCTTTGCTGGGGTGCAGGGATGGCATCCagccctccagctgctccccccATGTCACTCAGGTCCCACAACCCTGTCAGGGTGAGGAGGGACCCTGTGGCCATGCTCACCTTGGGGGGGATGCAGTAATCCTGGAGGATGACCTCTTGAGTGGTGTACCTCTGCAGGGTCACGGCCACGGGGTGCAGCCTGGGGAGACAAGTACCACACACCTCATCCTGGGGACAGCCTGGCCTGCCCACATTCCCCTTCGATTCATGATGGttcagggagggaaggggttgggggTGTTTTTCAGTGGGGCTCCTCCTCACCTGAGCGTCTCCTTGATGGCAGCTTTGAGCAGCCGGATGGTTTTCAGCATCTTCACCCTGTCCCCTGCCGCCTCACGCTTGGCAGCCAGCACCTCTGCCCGCAGCTGCTCCTGGACCCCCGGGGCCCGTGCCAGCTCGAACATGGCCCACTGCAGCGTCATGGAGgtctggagcagggcaggggagcaAGGCTCAGCACCAGCCAGGACCTGCACCCTGCCCAGCCACCCTGCCCGCTCCGTACCGTGTCCACCCCGCCCGCCATCATCTCGGTGACACTGGCCCTGATGTCATCCAAGGGCAGCTTGTCCCGCATGATGAGGTTGCAGAGGATGCCCATGTACTCATTGGTGCTCTTGCGTTGCAGCCGTAGGTCCCGGTAGACATTTTGGATGCATTTGTCCGCTGAGGAGACATGGAGGCATGGCATGGTCTTCCTCCCCCAGGGAACAGCGGAGGAGGAAGGGACCTCAGGACATTGCTGCCCCAGGGGGAGACAGCCTGCAGGAGGGTTATCCCAGGTGCCCAAAGATCTCTGAGGCCACAAGCCCctctgggagagctgctccCCTCAACGTGCTGCCCATCATCTGCCCTTCGTCACTCCTGGATGATTCCCCTTGGCTCCATCCCACAAGCTCCAGACGTGGAAACCCTTCCTGGCCTTGGTGATTGGACCCAGGAGAACTTCTCCAGAGTGGTGACATGGGGCTGCACTATGGAGCCAAGCCCTCAAAGCGACCTTGGATGACAAAGggaggtgcaggcaggaggaacACTCACCTTGGGAGAAGATTGCATCCCAGGCCTGGACGTGGTCCCGCCACGTCTTGGTGTTGAGGTGGCGGAGGAGGGCGGGTGGCAGGTAGAGCATGGGTGATGTGGTGTGGAACATCAGGCTCACGGCATCGATGAAACGCTGCGCGTCGGGGTCCACGaagtcctgcagcagccccaggcgCTCCCCGTACAGCACATGGCACACAGCTGCAAGGACAGCACCCGTGAGGGggcccatccccatccccttccaccatcccacggccagctccagcctttccaAGGCCTGGCTTGGCCTCCTGTTTGTTCAGGGTCTTGAAGGGTTGGTTTGGGTAGGGTTGGCCACCAGTTGATGACCAGTAAATGATAAAAGAGTGTTTTATCAAGTATTGAGTTGTTCTCTTCTTATCCAGAGAGAGGACACCCTGCCTGGAGAGAGGACACTGCTCTACACACTTCGGCTTTGAGAGAGATGCTGGTTGGCCCATCTCTCAGGATGAAGCTTGGGGAaaagggtggggttttttgtggggaCACGGGCTTTGAGGCCCATGCCCCTGACACTCACACTCCAGGGCGAAGCGGAAGAGCTCGTGGGTGAAGTCGGCCGTCCAGTGCTCCCGGCCACTCTTCTCCACCTGGGCTCGCGCCCGCCGGATAAAATCCTCACCCACCTGGCTCAGCAGAGGCACAAACCCCTCCACCACCTGTGGCGACAGCACCTCCTTGTTCAGCATCAGGCGGTCCGAGCGCCAGGCCTCCCCCGTCCTACAGGACACCAAAGTGGGGGTCAGAGGTGTCCCCCTCGCCCAGGGGATGCCACTCCCCAAAGCCCAGGACCAGCCGAtgtccccagcaccctcctgATGCTCCAGCTTCTCCCCAGCCCTTGTGCCGGGGCTATGGCAACAGGACCTGGTAGCCCCACTTTGagggccccccccggccccccgaCTCACTTGAGGAGCACACCATAGGGCTTGTTGCGGAAGTCACGATATGCCACCCAAGGGGGGACACTGAAGCGCTCTGGCAGTGTCCCCTCTGCCTGGAAGAGGGTGGCGGCGTCCCGGGGGCTGATGATGTTCACACTCTCGTAGACACCCAGCTTCTCCCTGGCGGGATGAAGAGGGGGGTCAGCCCTGCACTCTGAACCTCAGCACCCCCAAATCAACCACACGCCCCCTTGCATGCCCTAAAATCCTGCTGGAAGGTCCCGTCCTGGGGAATGCAGGGGCTCAGCACCAGGATCGGGCCCTCAGGACTCAGGTGGGAATAGAGAGTGGTGCTGAAATCAAGTCCCCAGCCCTTCTTCCTCTGATCCAGACCCTGTGGAGATATGGGAGGGCAGAATCCTCTCCAGCTCCACCATTCCATCTTCCCGATATTCTGCATCCACAAGGCACTGCCGCATGGTCCCTGCTGCCTCCTAGGGCACAGGGTCtgtcccttcctgccccaggtTTCCGGTCCCCTCCCAAGgacctgtcccctcctgcctcctgttccctgtccccctcccatGGCACAGGGTCTGTCCTCTCCTGactcccattccctgttcccccagGGCAccagctctgtctcctcctgcccccctctcccccatcACTGTGGCATCAAGCCTGGTCGGCACACAGCAAGCcaggctcctccagcagctcagtcACATATTCCCCCCTCCCTtgccctgagcagagctgggaatagCAGCATCATCCCCATCTGGAAAAGCCACTGGGGTTGGGGAGCAGGGTGAGAGAGGCAAGGAGGGGGGCCAGATGCCACCTCACCTGTAAATGGGCCCGAACTGCTGGAACTTGCGAGCCATGATGTGGTGGACGTTGTTCAAGCCGCCCTCCTGCCAGAAGCGGTACAGGTTGAGCCAGCCGGCTCGCCACTCCCCCGGCAGCTGGTTGAAGGGCCGGGGAGTtgagggggtgggggtggcagCCCCCCCAAGCCGGTGGCACCCCCCggctgggacagagggacatCCCCGCAAGGCGCCGGGTTTGGGCGCAGCACGGGCGAGCATGGGAGCGGGCGGCAGAGAGGGAAGGGTGGCCTGGAGCGGGCGGTGGAGAGAGAAGGGTGTCCTCGCTCTTATCCCCGCTCAAGGAGAGGTGCTCTCGCCCGCCTCCCGATGAGTCACGGCCCCCCTGGGGCCGGGGACAGACGGACACTGGGGCATGGGGCAGCGCCAAGGGGTTGGCAGAGCATCGTCCCCTCCCAGCCTTGCCATGGCGGGGTGTGACAGGTGACACGCTGACCTTGAGCGGCAAGGGGTGACCACGGGTGACACTGACAAGTGGCCTGTGTCACCCCACTAAGGGCGGGTACTGCTGCCAGTGCTGACAATGAAAACTCGGCTACCAAGGAGAGAAATGGTTTATCTGCcaaataaatgataaaaacGATCTAGGGGACAAAATAGTGGCGGTTAAACACAATAAAGGTCACATCAGCCCAGCAGGGGACAGCCTTGGGGACCCCTGGCCAGGGTCACCCCAGGAGGGGACAGCCTTGTGGACTCCTGAACATTGCTGAGGGTGTTTCACCTCCACCCTCCCCAGGACaaggggtgctgggggggacACATCCCCACTTCCTAGGCTCTAACCCTAATGGCAATCACCCCCCTTCAAGGAGGGAAAGGCTTTTTGGGGTGTCCCGAGCCACAGACAAAGGTTGCAGCACCCGAGGATGGTGGCAGAGTCCCTTGTCCCCAGGTACAGCAACAGCCGCTGGCAGTGGCGGGGTGGGGGAGATAATGGGATGGGCTACACTGAGGGGTCCCTGGGGCATCTCTTTGGGGTGTCTCCCGGATCTCTGGAGTGTCTCTGGAAGGGACCGGGAGCAGGATGAGCGGCGGGATGTCTGGAGCCGGGGATACTGAGCCGGGCTCAGTGGCGGATGCGACAACGGCGGAGGCCACCGGGAGGCGCGCCTGGCCCGTCAGTGCCACCGCACGGGGACAGTGCCGACTgtgccccccctccccggcaCCTGAAACCTGTCCCCTGACAGGGCATGGAagctgtcccctcctgcccccccctccctgtcccctcccaggaaaCAGGGTCTGTCACCTCCTGCCCCATGAGTCCTGTCCTTTCCCAGCCCTCAATATCTGTCCCTTTCTGCCCCAGAGTCCCTGTCCACTTCCAGAACACAGGGTCTGTCACCTCCTGCCCCAAGTTTTTGGTCACCTCCTGCCCCATAGTCCCATTTCCCTCCGAGGGCACAGGATTTGTTCCCTTCTGCCACATggtccctctccctcccagagTACAGGgtctgtcccctcctgccccaagTTTTTGGTCCCCTCCCAGAGAGCAGGATCTGTCCCTTTCTGCCCTAGGGTCCCTATCCCCTCCCAGGGCATCAGCTCTGTGTCCCCTGCCCCAAAATACCTGTCTCTGCACATGGCATCAGGACCTTTTCCCTTCTACTCCACAGTCCCCTCCCAGAGAACAGGATCTGTCTCCTCTTGCCCCACAGTCCCTGTCCCGCTCCAGCCCCAGGTTTCTGGTCTCCTCCCAGGGAATAGAATCTGTCCTTCCTTGCTCCAGAGTATCTGTCCTCTCTCAGGGAGCAGGatctgtcccctcctgccccatggTCCTGGTCCCCTCATGTACCAGGCCCCAGAATGAAAACACCAGCTGGTTGCATGTGCACCCCAGAGCCGTCCCACAGCCCAGAGACATTATGGCACAGTGTCACTCCCTGTCCTTCCCCCCTGCACTGTCACTGTCCTGACAGTGTCCTGGGTGGGACCTGCTGCCACCCCTCCAGACATGGTCAGGGCCCAAGGGACACAGAGAGACACGGAGGGACACACTGCCACACGCTGAGCTGTGCCCTGTCAGCCACTGCCTCCAGCCCCGAGGTCACAGCCCCCATCACACTCAGTGTCACCTCTGCACCCCCCTTTCCACCACCTACCCAGAGCACGGGGACAATTCCGGGCTCCTTTGCCCGATGCCTGTCCCCTGCACGATTAAGGGGTCTCACACACATTCTCCATGGGGTCCTACCCTTCTTACCCTGAGCTCCCAACCCTGGCAGGGCTCCAGATTTTGGCGGCACCTCTGCCAAAGTGTTACCGCCCCTGCAGCACAACGGAACCGCGACCGTTTGTGTCCCCTCAGGGAACAAAACCACCGGGCACCTGGGGGGCTCTGATGGGAACTGGGGGGGTGGGCAGGAAGCGGTTCGAGGACTGCAAacacccacagcagcaccctgtccccagccatGGCAGCGGGGACGGGACTCGGAGCACAGCGGCTTCATCCGTGACGAGCAAAGCGGCACCGCGTGGATGGAGGCGGCGCTTCCCCCGCGCCCGCAGGCAGCCCACGGTACCCGCCTGACTCGGGTGGATCCCTGCTATTTTGGGATGTGCGAAACAGAGAGTCTCACCCCTCCCCCAGTGGCCTTCTCCTTATGCCACCCGCACTGGGGACAAGAAGGGCCCCCCCCCCCGTGTGGTTTCGTCCCGCCGGGAGGTGACACCGTGGGTGTCGTGGGCTTTCGCTTTCCACCCGTGGGGTTTTCCTGACGTGTCACCTCTGGAGTAAGCAGGTGACTCACCACCTTCATACCTTCCCCTGGTAAACAACCCCTTCAGGAGGCCATTGAGACCCCCTTGGCTCCGCTCCACAACCCCAGATCCAATCAAACCCCAACTTCTCTGGAAAATCCCCCTCCTCAGCCTCATCTGTCAGAaacccagggctgggaatgccaCAGCTGCAGTGATTTAGGGTAGAGAAGAGGTTTTGGTGGAGCAGCTCATCCTTGTGGCATCTCTGCCCCCCGCCCAGAGCCAGTGGGAATAGGCTGGGATGGGTCTGACTTCAGGCAGCGTGATGCAGGAAGTGGATGttttgaagggaaaataaagggaCAGTGTAACATCCCTGGGttggagagcagagcacagcagagtgAAATCCATCTGGGAAAAgggcatggagctgctgctttgctttcttacCTTAAAAATATACCCTGCATTCCTGCATGGACCATCCTGTTTGGCTCCCCGCTGCTCACACCCGTCCCGTGGGAAGGATGGTGGTTTTCATGTATTTCCCAacaatttcttctcttttcgGCAGTGATTTCATCCCGGGGgtcttccctgctctcccacgAGTGAATTCATTCATTGCAAGCTTTCAGCTCCTGCCTACAAACAGGTACTTGGGAAAATTCCAGCAGTAAAACTGCTGCCCAGAAACCCCCTGTGATTCAATCTGGGGctggaagagagggagggaaactCATTTCATAATATTATgttgaaaaagagaaactttcagtTGCAAACAGACTGTAACTGTGACCAAGCAGCTCTTGCTGGAGGGTttcccctgggagcagagagaaggggGTGACCAGGCACATGGTCATCATCCCCCACAGCATCCCTGAGGCACTGGCGATGTTTAAGGAGCTGTCAGAGCATCCAGAGGATGGAGCCATCCAGGACAAGCTTTAAAGTCAAACAGGAACAAGCCTACCTCATTTTCATTCTCCTGCTTCATTAAACTGAATCTCTTCTTACTAATTTATTGCCTGCAATCCCAGACCTGAAAACTGCTGGGCTGATGCCTGGTTTTTGGGGTCTCcatccagctgggatggggtATCCCACCCTGATGGGATGCATTCTTCAGCCAGGATCATCCCTCAGGGACATTGGAGTGGAAATTCACAGCTCCAAAGGGAAAGCATTTGTGCGTGTagctgtggggaggaggaaCATGGCAACTGGGAGGAAGGATGATCCCGTGTTTAACttcctccagcttctcctgGGTCATGTCATTTCTAGTAAATGGCTGGATTTCCCACTTGGTCAACCCTGATCCAAATGGCTGGATTTCCCACTTGGCCAGCCCTGATCCACCTCAGCAGTGTAGCATCACCCACACCTTGTCCTCCGTGTCCCAGCGTGGGCCACAGAACAGACAGACACCTGTCCAAGGCTGGTTAAATCCTGAGAGCCTTGGGAAAATGGGAGAATAGCCACAGGGCAGCAAATAACCCCTACAAATAGAGCTGTCACACCACTGACTGGGAAAACAGGTTGGACAAGGGGTGaaggcagctgggagctgccaagTGGGTGGCACAGTTTCAGGCATCTGATCTAGACATGTGAATTCCCTGGATAGAGCCATAAATACATTTATCCTCTTTTGTGGGAGGATGGAAGGTGTGACCATGATGGAGCAGCACCTCTTCATCTGGGTCTTGTAAACCCAGGGGTGGCTGTAAGGGTATCCTGATTCCAGGCTCCACCAGCTCCTTCTGGGGTGGCTCTGTacccccatcccagcaggaaaagcttCCCAGTGTGGTGCTATGGCTGGAGACACCATCTCAGCTGAGTCAGTGCATCCACTGGGTGCTACTGTGGGATTTCCCACGAGCTCTGGCCTCTGATGCAGAGGGATACAGGATTTCCTGGGACTATTGTCCTTCACAGCAAACCCTCCTCCTGGAGCAGTTTCTGGTGAGGCTGGAGGCAGAAATACCCCCAAAAAATGATGCTGGGAAAAAACTAAATGCTTGTGGCTTTTGTTTGAGGTGAACAGCCGTTCCCACTCTGCCTGTGCCGGAAGaagcccagagaagctgctggaatACCTGACCTTCCTGTCCGTGCCTGCTCCAGTGAAAACACAGATCCCAAAATAACTCCTCAAACAATGTGGCCATAGTTGGGGTGAGGGCGGTGACGTTCCGGCTtttccctccagcagccccgAAGCCACAATAAGTCCTGATGCCTGTGTTTGCTCCCGGGTTTTGCCTCATTGTATTTAAGGAAACAGCCAGCGGGTGGTGGAAATGTATCCCAGAATAAAACACAGCCCAAAGGCTTCgagttttcctgcttttctcaggGAATTTAGCAAAAGGGTCCATGTTTTGTTCTGGCTGTTCCCAAGGAGTGGGGATGGAAACCTGCTAGGgatggagatgctgctgcagcccctgtgtGTGTCCGTGAGTCTCCCTGTCATCCAGAGATCCCAGGCTGTCCCTGTGGTGCTTGATCCTGTGCTCTCAGCCAGATGGTTTGGGCAACCAAATTGGAATTGTTGCTGCCTGCACCTCACTTCCAACCCACTCCCAAGGGGCTCGGGATCACCTCCATgcactgctcccagccctcTTGCCCAGGGTTTTAGTGAGGGAGTTCAGAGCTTTGAATTTCCGTTGGCATCAACGGAGCTGGGAACGCAAACAGCTTGGTGTCCATATACAGCACCCCAAAAATATGTCTGGGTGCTGGGTTCGTCACCGTTCCCGTCCCGGGCGAGCTCCCCACCTCCTCCCATGGCAGAGAGGGGGCTGCCAAAAATCACACTTCTTGTTTTAGCTCTGCTGAAACCCGCTGCCTTTTGGGCTCGTTTCTCCTCCTTTACGTCAAGCTGCCGCATATGCTGCCGGCGCCAGCGGGAAGTTTTCTGCCAAAGGCAGTGCTAAGGAAgaaaggaggcagaggagggttTCGCTTTTGGCTGCCAAACTCCCCTTCTGCAGATCGGGGACCTGCAAAACCTCCTGCACGTCCTCCAGCACAGATCCCGGGGGACACAGGTGCCTGCCAGTGCCGCTCCTGTGTCCCCATCACCTCCGAGGCTTTGCAGACACATCGCTGCAAAACGGGGCTGGAGCTCAGGACCCAGCCACCCATCCCTGAATATTTTCCAGCAGAAACGCTAAGAATAGCACATAGAAAGGCAGTTGGGCATGAATTGGGGTGAAGCCGTGACACTCCAAAAGCCCTGCACTAGGTCTGCCTTTGTGCCGAGGTGCTTTGATGGAGGATttgaaagagagagggaaggtattgttctctcttgcttttgttGGCACCTTTTAAAAGCTTGAATTCctcttctctgcttccctccagCCCAAGCCTGGCCTTCTTCCCCCTGCAATAAGCTCATTTTCCCCCAAAACCAGCTAAAAAGCAGGAGCATCAGAAGCAGAAGGTGATGGGATGGTTACACACCCTTGAGGACCACCACTATTTCCATTCCTCATTTTCCATGGGTGCTGCTCACATCCCTTTTTGGATTTTCCTGTGGGAATTTGCCCAGCTTCTCACTCCAGAAGGTACCAACctgaagcagaagcagcaaacccagggctggtttggggctgctgctggtgggacaTGGAAAAATGCGTAGGGACCCCCCAGTcatggggaagggggggataGGGGAGATTCTGGTCACCATCATAGCAGCATCCCTCAACTCCTGGTGAGAAACACAGCACTTGCCTGCTCTTTTCCATTCTTTATTCCAACCATCCACTTTGGTTACAgttctgaaagattttttttggtagctgttgtggtgttttttttcatctcctctAATCTGAACCCACCTTCGGCAATATTATAAAACTCTACAAGTACAGTAATGACCAGTTAACAATAAATAGGTATTTGTTAGTTCACGAAGTTAAAGTGCTTTGAGAAGGGATGTAAGAAGCTCTATCCTAGATTCCAGGGTGGGGGGGTGAATACCTTGGAAATGTAGTGCAGTAGGAAGCTCTGGCCCGTTGTCTGTAGTCTGTGGTCACGGGAGGCACGTGGCACCTCCCCCTTGCCCAAAAGACTCCTCGGGCACTCCTGAGTGAGCAGGCACgaagcaggagctgtgctgctgcgACAGGTTATTGGAAGCATAAGACAGGATGCCCTCACCCTTACACAGCCCGAGGCTGGGGTGTTTCAGACTGGGAAAGGTTTGGACAAGGTGTGGGATCACCCTCTGCAGGGAGAGAATCCCGTTTTTTCACAGTTTAGTCTTGCTCGGAGACCTCAAAGCCCAAGAGAAGCAAACTCTGggcccccccgtgtcccctcagcgggggaagggaagcagagctgctctgggcgctggggacaggcacagccCCCCGAGCCCGGCGGTGTCGCCCTGAGATCCGCAGCCTTTTTCCCTGAGGAAGCCCGGTCCCTCTCCCGGAGGAGCggtgtggggagcaggggtTGCCTGCTGCCCACGGATAAATGCCCTTAGCTGCCTGCAGAGGATTTGTGCGTTTCAAACGTCTTCCCAGGGCCTCCCAGTTTGGTTTGGGCTCTGCTTCCACCTTCCCTTCCAGTCCCCTTCCATCTGTCCTTCCCCACACCCCAAATCTAGTCATCTTCCAAGTCTTTTCCATGCAAACTCCTAACTTTGCACCTTCACTTGCAGGTTTCCAGTGCTAATTCCCAATCTCCCTCCCACATCAAAGCCGgctgcaaacaaaaaataacaaaccaaaacccaaaacccttCCAGAGCCCAATTCTCCAGACCAGAAGGGGACTCACAAGTGGCGCTGGGAGTGTTCCAGCTGCTTGCCAACCCAAACATCAGCCCCTAAAAACTTGGAGGCGTCAGTCCCCGCTCAGATCAACCAGTTCAGAAGGCCGAGGGCTGGctcctcctcttcatcacaTGCACGTTCCTAAAGTGAGGAGTGGCCGTGCCCTGAGGATCAGTGCATGCACGTCGGCAGAAGTCCCCTAAACAGCATAACAGAGCTGCCAGGGAGAGGCTGTCACTGGTACAGCCAATGTCCCCCACGTGTCCCCAACCCCTGCTCCACCTGGCCCTGCAGTCACATCCTCCTCACTGAGGCTCTTCCACCGAGGccaaaaatggaaaaggtgCTGCCCAGGACCCCTCTGGGGACAATCAAAGATTAATGTCCAAGGAGCGCCTAAGAAAACAAGGATCTCACTTCAGGAGCGGACAGCAAGTGCAGGAAGAGCAGGACGGTGGGAACACCGTTGTGTTCAGTGGAAGAGCTCCACCAAAGCCACcatcaggagcagctgcagccacgAGCCAAAGGGCATGTTGGCCTGGCCCCTCTGGAACAGGAACCGGAGCTGGTTGACCAGGCGCTCCTTCACCAGCGCCTGCTTGAAGCCGTCCTCCTCCGAGATGCAGACGTAGTGGCCGTAGTGGCCGTGGCTGACATTCTGGATGAAGTGGAAGCAATCCTGCTGAGGGTGGGTGGTGTTGCAGGTCTTGATGAGGCTGTTGTTGTGGTACCAGTTGTAGGTGGCGTAGTGGGACTCGATGGAGCAGTTGAGGTAATAGCGGGAGAAAGGGACAACTGCGATGTTCTGGTAGTCGTCTGCAGGAAGACATGGAGAAGGAGGGGTTGAGGCAGGATTGTCCAGGAACCACAGATTCCCCCAAAAGCACCTAGGGAGGACCACCTGGGTGGATGAGGTGGATGGAGGGGTagaactggatgacctttaaagtccctttcaacccaaaccattccatgattctgtgttaCACAGCCATTTAACAACAATGGCCCATGTCTGGTGAAGTCCACAggactcttctcccaggaatCAAAGCTTAATCCCTCTCATCCAGCTCAGAAATACACTGTCTCCACTAACTCCAACCTGGTGTCTTGATTTCACTCCCAGTTCCCCAGCAATGAGTAGTAAAACCTCACACAACCCATGCAAAGGCTGGAGAATCAGCCACCTTGCCCCAGCCACTGCTGGGGACATTGTCCTACGGCTCAAAAAAACCTTTACATACCTTCCTTAATAGCCCCATTTTGGCAGTTTCCTTGCCACACATCCAAGTTCAGGTTCTGAAGCACCTCCCTAGCAGATGGAAATGGGAATAAGCATTAACAGAACATTAGGGAAGCGACATTTCAGGGATAGCAAAGGAATCACCCATATGAGATAGAAGGAAGTTTATTACCTGGTATTGTTTGGGCAGGGAAAAcacctccccctcccacccccattCCCAATTAGGAGTTTGCTGATGGCAAATGTGAGACCCAGAAGCAAAAAGATGGAGAAGGTGCTGCCCAGGATCCCTCTGGGGACAG is a genomic window of Chiroxiphia lanceolata isolate bChiLan1 chromosome 12, bChiLan1.pri, whole genome shotgun sequence containing:
- the LOC116793087 gene encoding cholesterol side-chain cleavage enzyme, mitochondrial isoform X2, whose translation is MARKFQQFGPIYREKLGVYESVNIISPRDAATLFQAEGTLPERFSVPPWVAYRDFRNKPYGVLLKTGEAWRSDRLMLNKEVLSPQVVEGFVPLLSQVGEDFIRRARAQVEKSGREHWTADFTHELFRFALESVCHVLYGERLGLLQDFVDPDAQRFIDAVSLMFHTTSPMLYLPPALLRHLNTKTWRDHVQAWDAIFSQADKCIQNVYRDLRLQRKSTNEYMGILCNLIMRDKLPLDDIRASVTEMMAGGVDTTSMTLQWAMFELARAPGVQEQLRAEVLAAKREAAGDRVKMLKTIRLLKAAIKETLRLHPVAVTLQRYTTQEVILQDYCIPPKTLVQVGLYTMGRDPEVFPKPEQFRPQRWLAAGPKHFQGLSFGFGPRQCLGRRIAELEMQLFLMQILENFKIETMRAVEIGTKFDLILIPDKPIYLTLRPLESRA
- the LOC116793087 gene encoding cholesterol side-chain cleavage enzyme, mitochondrial isoform X1; the protein is MLARAAPKPGALRGCPSVPAGGCHRLGGAATPTPSTPRPFNQLPGEWRAGWLNLYRFWQEGGLNNVHHIMARKFQQFGPIYREKLGVYESVNIISPRDAATLFQAEGTLPERFSVPPWVAYRDFRNKPYGVLLKTGEAWRSDRLMLNKEVLSPQVVEGFVPLLSQVGEDFIRRARAQVEKSGREHWTADFTHELFRFALESVCHVLYGERLGLLQDFVDPDAQRFIDAVSLMFHTTSPMLYLPPALLRHLNTKTWRDHVQAWDAIFSQADKCIQNVYRDLRLQRKSTNEYMGILCNLIMRDKLPLDDIRASVTEMMAGGVDTTSMTLQWAMFELARAPGVQEQLRAEVLAAKREAAGDRVKMLKTIRLLKAAIKETLRLHPVAVTLQRYTTQEVILQDYCIPPKTLVQVGLYTMGRDPEVFPKPEQFRPQRWLAAGPKHFQGLSFGFGPRQCLGRRIAELEMQLFLMQILENFKIETMRAVEIGTKFDLILIPDKPIYLTLRPLESRA